A window of Melospiza melodia melodia isolate bMelMel2 chromosome Z, bMelMel2.pri, whole genome shotgun sequence contains these coding sequences:
- the TLN1 gene encoding talin-1 isoform X2 codes for MVALSLKISIGNVVKTMQFEPSTMVYDACRMIRERVPEAQIGQSNDFGLFLSDEDPKKGIWLEAGKALDYYMLRNGDTMEYKKKQRPLKIRMLDGTVKTVMVDDSKTVTDMLMTICARIGITNYDEYSLVREIMEEKKEEVTGTLKKDKTLLRDEKKMEKLKQKLHTDDELNWLDHGRTLREQGIDDNETLLLRRKFFYSDQNVDSRDPVQLNLLYVQARDDILNGSHPVSFDKACEFAGYQCQIQFGPYNEQKHKPGFLELKDFLPKEYIKQKGERKIFMAHKQCQNISEIEAKVRYVKLARSLKTYGVSFFLVKEKMKGKNKLVPRLLGITKECVMRVDEKTKEVIQEWSLTNIKRWAASPKSFTLDFGDYQDGYYSVQTTEGEQIAQLIAGYIDIILKKKKSKDHFGLEGDEESTMLEDSVSPKKSTVMQQQFNRVGKAELGSVALPAIMRTGAGGPENFQVGTMPQPQLQITSGQMHRGHMPPLTSAQQALTGTINSSMQAVHAAQATLDDFETLPPLGQDAASKAWRKNKMDESKHEIHSQVDAITAGTASVVNLTAGDPADTDYTAVGCAVTTISSNLTEMSKGVKLLAALMEDEGGNGRQLLQAAKNLASAVSDLLKTAQPASAEPRQNLLQAAGLVGQTSGELLQQIGESDTDPRFQDMLMQLAKAVANAAAALVLKAKNVAQKTEDAALQTQVIAAATQCALSTSQLVACTKVVAPTISSPVCQEQLIEAGKLVAKSAEGCVEASKAATSDDQLLKQVGVAATAVTQALNDLLQHIKQHALGGQPIGRYDQATDTILNVTENIFSSMGDAGEMVRQARILAQATSDLVNAIKADAEGETDLENSRKLLSAAKILADATAKMVEAAKGAAAHPDSEEQQQRLREAAEGLRMATNAAAQNAIKKKLVHKLEHAAKQAAASATQTIAAAQHASSSNKNPAAQQQLVQSCKVVAEQIPMLVQGVRGSQSQPDSPSAQLALIAASQNFLQPGGKMVAAAKATVPTITDQASAMQLSQCAKNLAAALAELRTAAQKAQEACGPLEIDSALGLVQSLERDLQEAKAAARDGKLKPLPGETMEKCAQDLGNSTKAVSSAIAHLLGEVAQGNENYTGIAAREVAQALRSLSQAARGVAANTSDPQAQSAMLECASDVMDKANNLIEEARKAVAKPGDPESQQRLAQVAKAVSQALNRCVNCLPGQRDVDAAIRMVGEASKRLLSDSFPPSTKSFQEAQSQLNQAAAGLNQSANELVQASRGTPQDLAKSSGKFGHDFNEFLQAGVEMASQSPNKEDQAQVVSNLKSISMSSSKLLLAAKALSADPAAPNLKNQLAAAARAVTDSINQLITMCTQQAPGQKECDNALRELETVKELLENPTQTVNDMSYFNCLDSVMENSKVLGESMAGISQNAKNSKLPEFGDSISAASKALCGLTEAAAQAAYLVGVSDPNSQAGQQGLVDPTQFARANQAIQMACQNLVDPACTQSQVLSAATIVAKHTSALCNTCRLASSRTANPVAKRQFVQSAKEVANSTANLVKTIKALDGEFNEENRERCRAATAPLIEAVDNLTAFASNPEFATVPAQISPEGRRAMEPIVISAKTMLESSAGLIQTARSLAVNPKDPPQWSVLAGHSRTVSDSIKKLITNMRDKAPGQRECDEAIEVLNRCLREVDQASLAAISQQLAPRQDISQEALHNQMITAVQEISNLIEPVAAAARAEASQLGHKVSQMAQYFEPLIMAAVGAASKTPNHQQQMNLLDQTKTLAESALQMLYTAKEAGGNPKQAAHTQEALEEAVQMMKEAVEDLTTTLNEAASAAGVVGGMVDSITQAINQLDEGPMGEPEGTFVDYQTTMVKTAKAIAVTVQEMVTKSTTNPDELGILANQLTHDYGQLAQEAKPAALTAENEEIGSHIKRRVQELGHGCAALVTKAGALQCSPSDAYTKKELIESARKVSEKVSHVLAALQAGNRGTQACITAASAVSGIIADLDTTIMFATAGTLNRENSETFADHREGILKTAKALVEDTKVLVQNATASQEKLAQAAQSSVSTITRLAEVVKLGAASLGSEDPETQVVLINAVKDVAKALGDLIGATKAAAGKAGDDPAVYQLKNSAKVMVTNVTSLLKTVKAVEDEATKGTRALEATIEHIRQELAVFSSPVPPAKVSTPEDFIRMTKGITMATAKAVAAGNSCRQEDVIATANLSRRAIADMLRSCKEAAYHPEVSGDVRQRALRFGKECADGYLELLEHVLVILQKPTHELKQQLAGFSKRVASSVTELIQAAEAMKGTEWVDPEDPTVIAENELLGAAAAIEAAAKKLEQLKPRAKPKQADESLNFEEQILEAAKSIAAATSALVKAASAAQRELVAQGKVGAIPANAVDDGQWSQGLISAARMVAAATNNLCEAANAAVQGHASEEKLISSAKQVAASTAQLLVACKVKADHDSEAMKRLQAAGNAVKRASDNLVKAAQKAAAFQDHDETVVVKEKMVGGIAQIIAAQEEMLRKERELEEARKKLAMIRQQQYKFLPSELRDEEQN; via the exons ATGGTTGCCCTCTCGCTGAAGATCAGCATTGGCAATGTGGTGAAGACAATGCAGTTTGAGCCCTCCACCATGGTGTACGACGCCTGCCGCATGATCCGTGAGCGGGTGCCTGAGGCACAGATAGGACAGT CCAATGATTTTGGGCTCTTCCTCTCGGATGAAGACCCAAAGAAAGGGatctggctggaggctgggaaggCTCTGGACTACTACATGCTTCGCAATGGG gatACCATGGAGTACAAGAAGAAGCAGCGGCCCCTGAAGATCCGCATGCTGGATGGGACAGTGAAAACGGTGATGGTGGATGACTCCAAAACTGTCACGGACATGCTCATGACAATATGTGCCCGGATTG GCATCACCAACTATGATGAGTACTCACTTGTACGGGAGATCATggaagagaagaaagaagaggTTACTGGCACCCTCAAGAAGGACAAAACCTTGCTGCGAGATGAGAAGAAGATGGAAAAGCTCAAACAGAAGTTGCACACAGATGATGAGT TGAACTGGCTGGATCACGGCCGGACCCTGCGTGAGCAAGGCATCGATGACAATGAAACACTGCTGCTGCGGCGCAAGTTCTTCTACTCTGATCAGAACGTGGACTCGAGAGATCCTGTGCAGCTCAACCTGCTCTATGTGCAG GCTCGTGATGACATTCTGAACGGTTCCCACCCTGTCTCCTTTGACAAAGCCTGTGAGTTTGCTGGCTACCAGTGCCAGATCCAGTTTGGGCCATACAACGAGCAGAAGCACAAGCCAGGCTTTCTGGA GCTCAAGGATTTCCTGCCCAAGGAGTACATCAAGCAGAAAGGAGAACGCAAAATCTTCATG GCCCACAAGCAATGTCAGAACATAAGTGAGATTGAAGCCAAAGTTCGCTATGTGAAACTTGCCCGTTCCCTCAAGACCTACGGGGTCTCCTTCTTCTTGGTCAAG GAGAAGATGAAGGGGAAGAACAAGCTGGTGCCACGACTGCTGGGGATCACCAAGGAGTGCGTGATGCGTGTGGATGAGAAGACCAAGGAAGTGATTCAGGAGTGGAGCCTGACCAACATCAAGCGTTGGGCAGCCTCACCCAAGAGCTTCACCCTG GATTTTGGAGATTACCAGGATGGTTACTACTCAGTGCAGACAACAGAAGGGGAACAGATTGCCCAGCTGATTGCTGGCTACATCGATATCATCCTCAAAAAG AAAAAGAGCAAAGACCACTTTGGACTGGAGGGTGATGAGGAGTCCACCATGCTGGAAGACTCTGTGTCTCCAAAAAA GTCGACAGTCATGCAGCAGCAGTTTAACCGTGTAGGcaaggcagagctgggctcagtGGCCCTGCCAGCCATCATGCGGACAGGGGCTGGAGGGCCAGAAAACTTCCAGGTGGGCACAATGCCACAGCCTCAGCTGCAGATCACCAGTGGCCAGATGCACCGAGGGCACATGCCTCCCCTG ACCTCAGCCCAGCAAGCCCTGACTGGCACTATCAACTCCAGCATGCAGGCTGTGCATGCAGCCCAGGCCACGCTGGATGACTTTGAGACCTTGCCACCTCTCGGGCAGGATGCT GCATCAAAAGCTTGGCGCAAAAACAAGATGGATGAGTCGAAGCATGAGATCCACTCCCAAGTGGATGCCATCACTGCTGGCACGGCCTCAGTCGTCAACCTTACTGCAG GGGATCCAGCAGACACGGACTACACCGCTGTGGGCTGCGCTGTCACCACCATCTCTTCCAACCTGACGGAGATGTCTAAGGGTGTGAAGCTGCTGGCTGCGCTGATGGAGGACGAGGGAGGGAACGGGCGGCAGCTTCTGCAGGCAGCCAAGAACCTGGCGAGTGCCGTCTCAGACCTGCTGAAAACAGCACAGCCTGCCAGCGCTGAG CCTCGCCAGAATCTCCTGCAGGCTGCTGGCCTGGTGGGACAAACCAGCGGGGAGCTTCTGCAGCAGATAGGGGAGAGTGACACTGACCCCCGGTTCCAG GACATGCTTATGCAGCTGGCAAAGGCAGTGGCCAACGCTGCTGCTGCGCTGGTGCTCAAAGCCAAGAACGTGGCTCAGAAAACGGAGGATGCCGCGCTGCAGACACAGGTGATCGCAGCCGCCACCCAGTGTGCCCTCTCCACCTCCCAGCTGGTGGCCTGCACCAAG GTTGTGGCTCCTACAATCAGCTCCCCagtttgccaggagcagctgaTCGAGGCTGGCAAGTTGGTGGCCAAATCAGCTGAGGGCTGTGTGGAGGCCTCTAAGGCAGCCACCAGCGATGATCAGCTCCTGAAGCAGGTGGgggtggcagccacagctgtcaCCCAGGCCCTGAATGACCTACTGCAGCACATCAAGCAGCATGCCTTGGGTGGGCAGCCCATCGGGCGGTACGACCAGGCCACTGACACCATCCTCAACGTCACTGAGAATATATTCAGCTCCATGGGCGATGCAG GGGAAATGGTGCGTCAGGCTCGTATTCTGGCCCAGGCCACCTCTGACCTTGTCAATGCCATCAAAGCTGATGCTGAGGGAGAGACAGACCTGGAGAATTCACGCAAGCTTCTGAGTGCAGCCAAGATCCTGGCTGATGCCACTGCCAAGATGGTGGAGGCTGCAAAG ggagctgcagcccacCCGGACagcgaggagcagcagcagcggctgcgTGAGGCAGCAGAAGGGCTCCGCATGGCAACCAACGCTGCAGCCCAGAACGCCATCAAGAAGAAGCTTGTGCACAAGCTGGAG CATGCAGCCAAGCAGGCCGCCGCCTCGGCCACGCAGACCATCGCTGCCGCGCAGCACGCCTCCTCCTCCAACAAGAAccctgctgctcagcagcagctggtgcaGAGCTGCAAG GTGGTGGCTGAGCAGATCCCGATGCTGGTGCAAGGTGTGagaggaagccagtcccagccagacagccccagtgcccagctggcTCTCATTGCTGCCAGCCAGAACTTCCTGCAG CCTGGTGGGAAGATGGTAGCTGCAGCCAAGGCCACTGTCCCCACCATAACGGACCAAGCCTCTGCTATGCAGCTCAGCCAGTGTGCCAAGAACttggctgcagctctggctgaGCTCCGCACAGCAGCCCAGAAG GCTCAGGAGGCGTGTGGACCCCTGGAGATAGACTCTGCACTGGGTCTGGtgcagagcctggagagggacTTGCAGGAAGCCAAGGCAGCAGCCCGTGATGGCAAACTCAAGCCTCTTCCAGGAGAGACG ATGGAGAAGTGTGCACAGGACCTGGGGAACAGCACCAAAGCTGTCAGCTCTGCTATCGCTCACCTCTTGGGAGAAGTGGCCCAGGGCAATGAGAACTACACAG gaattgctgCCCGGGAAGTGGCCCAGGCCCTGCGCTCACTCAGCCAGGCTGCCCGTGGTGTGGCAGCCAACACCTCCGACCCGCAGGCACAGAGTGCCATGCTAGAGTGCGCCAGTGATGTCATGGACAAAGCCAACAACCTCATTGAGGAGGCCCGGAAAGCAGTGGCCAAGCCTGGTGACCCAGAGAGCCAGCAGCGCCTGGcccag GTGGCCAAGGCAGTGTCACAGGCCCTGAACCGCTGTGTAAACTGCCTGCCAGGGCAGCGGGACGTGGACGCTGCCATCCGCATGGTGGGAGAGGCCAGCAAGAGGCTGCTCTCAGATTCG TTCCCTCCCAGCACCAAGAGCTTCCAGGAGGCCCAGAGCCAGCTgaaccaggcagcagcagggctcaaTCAGTCTGCCAATGAGCTGGTTCAGGCGTCGCGTGGCACCCCTCAAGACCTGGCCAAGTCCTCTGGCAAATTCGGACATGACTTCAATGAATTCCTGCAGGCAGGAGTGGAGATGGCCAGCCAGTCTCCG AATAAGGAGGACCAGGCACAGGTGGTGTCGAACTTGAAGAGCATTTCCATGTCCTCCAGcaagctgctgctggctgcaaagGCTCTCTCTGCTGACCCTGCTGCCCCCAACCTGAAGAatcagctggcagcagcagcacg ggctgtgactGACAGCATTAACCAGCTGATCACCATGTGCACCCAGCAGGCCCCAGGCCAGAAAGAGTGTGACAATGCCCTGCGAGAGCTGGAG ACAGTGAAGGAATTGTTGGAGAACCCCACCCAGACTGTCAATGACATGTCCTACTTCAACTGCCTTGACAGTGTCATGGAGAACTCCAAG GTCCTGGGAGAGTCCATGGCTGGCATCTCTCAGAATGCCAAGAACAGCAAACTGCCTGAATTTGGTGACTCCATCAGTGCCGCCTCCAAAGCTCTCTGTGGGCTGACAGAGGCAGCTGCCCAG GCTGCCTACCTTGTGGGGGTCTCAGATCCCAACAGCCAGGCCGGACAGCAGGGCTTGGTGGATCCCACTCAGTTTGCTAGAGCTAACCAAGCCATCCAGATGGCCTGCCAGAACCTGGTGGACCCTGCCTGTACTCAGTCCCAG GTGCTGTCAGCAGCCACCATTGTGGCAAAGCACACCTCAGCCCTGTGCAACACGTGCCGTCTGGCGTCCTCCCGCACTGCCAATCCTGTGGCCAAGCGCCAGTTTGTCCAGTCAGCCAAGGAGGTGGCCAACAGCACTGCCAACCTGGTGAAGACCATCAAG GCCCTGGATGGCGAGTTCAACGAAGAGAATCGGGAGCGGTGCCGTGCTGCCACCGCCCCTCTCATAGAGGCTGTGGATAACCTGACAGCCTTCGCTTCCAACCCAGAGTTTGCCACCGTTCCTGCTCAGATCAGCCCAGAG GGGCGCAGAGCCATGGAGCCCATTGTCATTTCAGCCAAGACCATGCTGGAGAGCTCTGCTGGCCTCATCCAGACTGCCCGCTCTCTGGCTGTCAACCCCAAGGACCCACCGCAGTGGTCAGTGCTCGCTGGCCACTCGCGCACAGTCTCAGACTCCATCAAGAAGCTGATCACCAACATGAG GGACAAAGCTCCAGGACAGCGGGAGTGTGATGAGGCCATTGAGGTCCTGAACAGATGCCTGCGGGAGGTGGACCAGGCATCTCTTGCTGCCATCAGCCAGCAGCTGGCCCCCCGACAAGATATCTCCCAGGAG GCATTGCACAATCAGATGATCACAGCTGTCCAGGAGATCAGCAACCTGATCGAGCCAGTGGCTGCTGCGGCACGGGCTGAGGCCTCGCAGCTGGGGCACAAG GTGTCCCAGATGGCTCAGTATTTCGAGCCACTCATTATGGCAGCTGTTGGCGCTGCCTCCAAAACACCCAACCACCAGCAGCAGATGAACCTCCTGGACCAGACCAAAACACTGGCTGAATCCGCCTTGCAGATGCTGTACACAGCCAAGGAGGCTGGTGGGAACCCCAAG CAAGCTGCCCACACCCAGGAAGCTCTGGAAGAGGCTGTGCAAATGATGAAGGAAGCTGTGGAGGACCTGACCACCACCCTGAATGAGGCAGCCAGTGCTGCAGGTGTTGTGGGAGGCATGGTGGACTCCATCACCCAAGCCATCAACCAG CTGGACGAGGGGCCCATGGGTGAGCCAGAAGGTACCTTTGTGGATTACCAGACCACGATGGTGAAGACAGCCAAGGCTATTGCAGTGACTGTGCAGGAAATG GTCACCAAATCCACCACCAACCCAGATGAGCTGGGCATACTGGCCAACCAACTCACCCATGACTATGGGCAGCTGGCACAAGAGGCCAAGCCGGCTGCCCTCACTGCCGAGAATGAGGAG ATCGGCTCCCACATCAAGCGCCGGGTGCAGGAGCTGGGTcatggctgtgctgccctggtcACCAAGGCTGGAGccctgcagtgcagccccagcGATGCCTACACCAAGAAGGAGCTGATAGAGAGTGCACGCAAGGTTTCTGAGAAG GTGTCTCATGTGCTGGCAGCTCTTCAGGCTGGGAACCGTGGGACACAAGCCTGCATCACAGCAGCCAGCGCTGTCTCTGGCATCATTGCTGACCTTGACACCACCATCATGTTTGCTACAGCAGGAACCCTCAATCGGGAGAACTCTGAGACCTTTGCTGACCACAG GGAGGGCATCTTGAAGACAGCCAAGGCACTGGTGGAGGACACCAAGGTGTTGGTGCAGAATGCCACAGCCAGCCAGGAGAAGCTAGCCCAGGCTGCCCAGTCCTCTGTGTCCACCATCACCCGCCTGGCAGAGGTGGTGAAgctgggtgctgccagcctgggatcTGAAGACCCCGAAACCCAG GTGGTCCTGATCAATGCTGTGAAGGATGTGGCCAAGGCACTTGGAGACCTGATTGGTGCCACCaaagcagctgctggcaaagctggAGATGACCCTGCTGTCTACCAGCTGAAGAATTCTGCCAAG GTGATGGTGACAAACGTCACTTCCTTGCTGAAGACAGTGAAGGCTGTGGAGGACGAGGCCACGAAGGGGACACGGGCACTGGAGGCCACCATCGAGCACATTCGCCAGGAGCTGGCG GTCTTCTCCTCCCCGGTGCCTCCTGCCAAGGTCTCCACCCCGGAGGACTTCATCCGCATGACCAAAGGCATCACGATGGCCACAGCCAAAGCGGTGGCCGCTGGCAACTCGTGCCGGCAGGAGGATGTCATCGCCACGGCCAACCTGAGCCGCCGGGCCATTGCAGACATGCTGCGCTCCTGCAAG GAGGCAGCCTACCACCCAGAGGTGAGCGGGGACGTGCGGCAACGGGCGCTGCGCTTTGGCAAGGAGTGTGCTGATGgctacctggagctgctggagcatgtGCTGGTG ATCCTGCAGAAGCCAACCCACGAGCTGAAGCAGCAGCTGGCAGGCTTCTCCAAGCGCGTGGCCAGCTCTGTCACTGAGCTCATCCAGGCAGCCGAGGCCATGAAAG GGACGGAGTGGGTTGACCCAGAAGACCCCACTGTCATCGCTGAGAATGAGCtgctgggggcagcagctgccaTTGAGGCTGCAGCCAAGAAGCTGGAGCAGCTGAAACCAAGAGCCAAGCCCAAG